The genomic DNA TGAAAGCTTTGACTTCCTGTTGAcacagaggaaaagtcagaggatcaccgaAGTCGGGATTCATCCTTGGCGAGTGTGAACGTCTGTACAAAACATCATAGTAATGCATCTTAACCAGCTGTTGTAAAGACTACCTAAAAGTCATTATtgaataaaagtacaaatataatGCTATAAAGAAAGTCACCCGTCGATTGACATGTTGAATAAAATTCAGCGAACAGCCCGTTCTTATCTGTGTCGTTAGCAGGCTGTTCAGATGACTTGAAGGGGAGAGTGACTTGCTGCTGCGATAAAAtgtcctgttttctctcttATCTGCTGTTGCGAAGTTATTGGTATTAAAGACGTAATATACCTTTATTCCCACGAAATTCCACCATCCATTTCCATCGGTCTGCCTCCATTTCCTCTGGGTTTTCCCACAACAGGTTGATTGAGTCTGTAATAGTAAAAGTGGAGACCATTCTTGTCCTTACTTTTTTTTGATGCTTGTGACTCACCATGTTCACTCGTGAGTAATAGAGAACACACAGGGAGGAAGAGTGGTGTGTTACCCTGCAGACTATATTTACAGAATTTGCCACTCTTGACACTCAAGAGAACGCCATTCTCCTTGACCCTCAGGCGTAGACTTAACGTAGAAACCTGTGCTGCATGTCAGTTACCCTGTGACctcaaataaagaaaacaaaaagcgaTCTTCCCTCCGGTTTCCATCCCAAATCCGGAGTCGGTTTCCTGTAAACTGATAACCTCTGCATTATCTACAAACAGGGAGGTCAGCACAGGGGGGAGAAGACCGAAAAAGTGTTGGACTCGACCTTCTTCCTGGAAGATTCATGTTATCGTTAAATGACGGCACCTTTCTGGTAAAATCTCATTAATGAGATTTCactggaaatgtgtttgtgtcgtCATTTAGTTGTTAAAAGGGAAAGTCCTTCAACGTAATCTTTTACAATCCATAATAATACGTTCTTTcaattttaaacagaaaacacctTGTTTATGAAgtatattgtgttttacttttttgagtacCTTTTGAAATGTATACttagttaaataaaaatgtgtctatCTTTTTATTGAAAAGCTTTGCAGTAATGGATAAGATGAACTTTACCTATAGTTTCTAAAGAATTGTCTTACAAATTAAAAACTGTGCGATTAGAGGAGACAGACAGTCCATCTCGAAGTGCACTAGGTCAAGCTTCACATTGCCCTCCTTAtcaagtgaagaaaaataatttcagtATTGTATTCCACAATTTACAAACACTGCAAGCGGCAGCACTGTAATAAACTGCACAGGAAGAGAGATTAGCATCACTGTGGAGTCCTGTTTCTGAAACAAGAAGTCAGCCCCTTCCTGCATGGACTGCTGCTCACACCTCAGGCTGTTGGGAAACAGAGGTCCAGCTCCAAAAAAGCTTGATGGTTTACTTCAATGCTCCAGATCTTATCAGTTAAAACAATAGCCGACCAGACGACTGTTTTAATGGAGTCAGGCAGGTCACAGCCAACAGAAATTCCAGACTCCTGAGGGATATCATCCTTCCCTTAACTGATTTAAATACAATCTGAACAATCCTAATCATTTTCTTCATGGTCCCAGGAGGTGTTTgcttaatatttaaaaaaagaatgaacatttttacatttgataaCTTCTCCTTGTTTTCATGCACTTCTTTCTAATCTCAAGCTTTGCGGAAGTTTTTGTTCCTGTGTACTTTCCCTGCTCTTTGTCACTTGTTCTTTGTGATTGCTGCCTCCAGAAACCCAACTCGCCAGGGTCAAGCTAGTAACCATTGAAGTGACATTGTCATCATAGATCATCGAGCAGTGCCCTTATCGAATTTACACTTGATTAGTTACAGTATTTAAAGTTTATTAAAACATACTATAGAATTGTCACTTTTCataggtaaaataaaaaatggccaAAATATATGAATTACTTTATATTAATAGTATTCACACATGTATAACACTATGCTATTGAGACTTCAAGTCATAGAAAATATGcatttcaatatcaatattgtaTACAGAAAAGTCACCCATAGTGATAGagcttgagtaaaagtcttaatgTATCGGATATTAACTGTATCAAAAGTAATtgtctggcaataaatgtacttaagtatcaaaagtacatgtaaaaaactgatttgactgattgttgactttttttttttattatctgattgctgataaaattaATACACTTAAAAAGACATTACTATAGCTCCGATGCAGcctgtaatctgcaaagtaatcagtaactaaagttatcaaataaatgtagctaagtcaaagtacaatatttgccttcaaaataaagtggagtggaagtgtgaggtagcagaaaatggaaatactcaataCCTTataattgtacttaagtacagcacttgagtaaatgtatttagttacattccgTCAGTGTTTAACATACAGTGTGTATAAAATAACCTGCGTACAATTACCCTTCATGGGGACTGTTGTTATTTTCAGCGCTTTAGCAGTCGTTTAGTTCTCTGATTGGTTAAAAGCTCTGCAGGTTAAtatttcagccaatcagagtaaAGGTAGATGAGCCGCTGTTGTCACAACGTCACATCCGAGTTAGTCAGTGGCGGGCTGTATGTTTGTCCACAGTCCGACTTTGCTCTTTTCCCCTCATTGTGTTCTTAACTAAAATGTAAAAGGTGGCGTAAAGAGAAATAAACTCGTAGCAACGTTCGTGTGTCTTTATGCTCGTGACCTGTAAAGCCACGGTGTCGCATTTATGGTAAGAAACTAAAAAGTCACTCACTAACATGCGAACGTTAGATGTTTCCTTTAGCAAAACATACCGTAGCAAacacaagctaacgttagcctcggTGCTCTCTAGCGACTTCTTAATCACAtaagctttttgttttgtaaggAAATACTCACAAAGCTATCGTGCTAAACTGAGCCACGGAGTGATTCACTCGCTGTTATTGTTCTAAAACTGTCTGTCGTCCGGACAGTTTTCCTGACCCTCCCCAGTGACTGCTGTCATCATGTCCCAGACCAACACTCCTCTCCTGGACGAGGTGGTGCAGTGGAGTCAGGAAACCTGTCGCCAGGAGCTCAAGGCTGTCCTGCCAAAACTCACTATATCCCCAGTTTCATTGTTGTCATAAAATTGCTCATAGCTTTAATGCAAAAGTTTCCATAGGGGGAGTCCAGTGATATCCACCGTCTTGCAAGGTTTCTCTAGTGGGTTAATAATGGGGAGGTTGTATGCCTGTTATTATCAATCACATTGAACATGATGATAATGTTTGGTTACTATTAACTGTATTCTGTGTGAACCTGTCAACAAGTTTGTGTTATGCTCATACTAATCTATCATGTATCTGCACCACTATTTGAGTCCTGACATATTTTATGTGGCAGCCTTAGAAGGTGGAATTGAATTTGCTGTAGTACTGTGATGTTCCTTAACTATTTGCACTCTTTGCATGATAAGTCAGAGAGTTGGGATGATCATATACGTAAGTTTCTTCATTGCACAATTTGTCATTACTGTAATTTGTGATGTGAGTATGAATTGTATTGAAACATAATGTCCCTGCAGGTATACTGAAGATAATTACAGAAATGTTCCTCCCTCATATTGGGTTGTCAGAGCTCGAAGATGAGTGCTTATCCAAGATCTTACCAAAGGTAAACATGATGAATTCATATTTTCTGTTAGGACCTATTTTGTGAATATCTTCACTAGCCTTTACTAAATAACATACAGGTCCTGGAAAAAGTCTGTAATATGGAATGACATTATCTAAAACTGGACAATTTTAgttaatataacattttataataattaGTTAAGTTTTCCAATTGCTGGCGCTGTTGTTCTGTAGTGAGTCCCGTAAACACCCTGAACTGCTTTTAATAAATACAGTGGGTTCTCTTCAAAATTAGCCAGATTGAATATTTGCCTGAAGAAGATTATTTTTCCCCATGTGATCTTAGGATTTGTTGATTGAAGTATTATTGTCTTTTGCATTACTTGTTCGGTTACATCTTCCCTGTCCTGTATTgatttgtctgtgtgaatgtctccgtttttttctgtcacaaaTGTCTGCAGGTGGTGACAATGTTTGACAGCATGGTGAAGGAAATCTTGGACCAAGTTGGAGGGTTGTCCAGTCAAAACACAGAGCTGTGTTCCTTACTGAGGAATATTCTGCAGgtactattattattgtgtaTTTGTGGCGCACTGGCGCAGTTCGTACATCACAGCTCTATAGTATGTATGGCAAATCTTTCCTCACCcaaatcgagggtctaaggaaaGAGGGTGtcattcactgtacagattgtaaagcccgctgaggcaatgtgattttgattttgggcTAAATAAATAGTTTATTGACGTATAGTATCGTGTATATGATTACGTATTTTCTGAAAAACGTTGTTCTCATTTCAAACCTTACCAATATTTTGACAAGATCCTTCTGTCTTTTTCAGGCAATGATGCAGATAATAGATGCACTGTCCACTTGTGTGCGTCACGTTGGCACATTTGAGGAAGTACCTGACCTAGTTACTATCCGCTCTTTACCAGCTTGTATCCTGAAAATTCTGAGGGAAACATTTCAGCACTGCAAGGTTGGTCTGTTTGGTTCACCAGTGCTTTTAATGGCTACATTTACATTCAAGATAATCATTTGGATGGAGACAGTGAAGATACAGAAGGGaaacgagggagagagaggggtatgGCTTGCAACAAAGGGTGCAGGCCAGAATCTTACCAGTGACTGTTGTAACCATGTGGACATGCAGAATGCAGTTTAAGAAAGAGACTCAATagctcatttgtttttcatcctcATTTTGTTTCTTGTTATATAATTTTTCCTTACCAGGAGTTTTATCTGAGGTGTTGACAGTTCTTGAGGACATCATTAACCGAAAAATGTTGTGATAAACATCTTGTTGCAGCAGGAAACGTGACCACTTAGGGATGAAAGAGAACATAAAAGCCTGCCACAAATTAGTTTAAACAATCTCTATCTGtttaaaaagaacaagaagCAGGGAAATCTTTGATGATAAGTTTAATCTTACTGCCCGTTGTCCTCAGGACAGTGAGGTGGTGTACTGTGGTCGTCTGTCCCTGGTGGCTGACCTGCTGCAGGGACTCTTCAAGGAGGCCTACACTCTTCAGAAAGGTTTGTTGGAGCTGCTGGACAGGATCTCCCTCGACAGCAGCGCCTCAGACGAGGAGGTCTCTGATATTGTAACaggtgtttgtctctctctttaccaCCGACACCCCCTTTATCACAAAGCCTTTTGCTTGTTGTTCTTGTATACCTTCAGTGTAATCTACAGTttactcaagttttattttttcttcttacttAGTGATTCACAGCCTGCTGGATATCTGCTCTATTATCTCCAACTTGGACATAGCtctacatgcaaacacatggaAATTCCTCATCAAGTCAGTACAGCAGACACTCAGTcttgttttaattaatgttaTATCTTCATACTAGATGCGCCACTTGCTAGTTTGATGCATGTAGTTGTCAATTTGTTTACTGAGTGACTTATTTTAAATGGTCATTATTCTGTTCAGGCAAAGTTTGAAGTACCAGTCATTGGTTGAGGAACATCTACATCACAGTGACATCTGCAACAGCATGTGTGACAACCTGTTGGCCTCCTTTCACAACTGTGTGGAGCTGTCTGAACAGATTAAACATGGAGGTCTGCAGGTAGGAAAATTCTGACTGGTGGTACTAAGATATAAATCATGTATTATTTGTAGCTCTTCAAAGTTTTACAGATGCAGAGCTTATGAAAAAATGATGAatgttgttcctttttgttctCAGAGAATATGTTTATAAGTGTAAGGTCAAGGGTAGACTTGATCTGTCATCTTTTTGTATTAAtgctctttattttattttttttacaggaggCAACACAAAGCACAGAATACAAGCTGTTCCAGAAATCTGCAAAGATGTGCAGATTTTTTGCCAACACTTTGGTTCATTACATAAAGGTACTAAAACTAGGATCTTCTTGGAACTGTTGTGACTTTACAAACAGAGGCGCTTAgcacgtttacatgcacatttCTAAACTGATTTATGGAGTTACCAGATTGTTCAAGTGgtcatgtaaacagcataatGCACTATGCCTTATCAAGATAAAGCCGTTATCGCATTATGAGAAATCGgataaacacagtttttttgCCCAATATTCCATTTATTTGGTTCTTTTGCATCTGTGCAtgagtaaaaacataaaagaaactGGATGTTAAAATGCGAGCTGGGGTGTTCTCTGCTCATATGCACAATGCGAAGAAGGAGAGCATTATTTTGCATGTTTTGCAAACCTAACAAATCCCACACAAGTACAGCCCTGACCGGCTGAGACCCCATTATAAGGGACATCACGTTGAcaggatataaaaaaaaaattgtggtcGTGTAAACTTGCTCAGTATTGTACTATCACTgtaactttttcattttctacttTAGAATAAGGAGCTGCTGAACTCACTAAccatcatttgttttctttaaacaggaattcaaattttttttggCAAAGTATTGTAGATGCTTTCACCAACTCTACCTCAAGATCATCAGGTATTTGTAATTTTAAGAAGCAGATTCAGATTCCAGTATACCCTGTGAGTGACAGTTATTGAGGAAACATATATTCTGATGTCTTGCAGTAAGTTCTCTCCCAGCCTATGTGCTCCAACGCTTCCCTCGGCTCTGTCCGAGGAGCTGAATGCAGCAGCTCTGGTTCCCATGGAGGCTCTCTTACTCCAGCTGTTGCCTTTCAGGCCCTTTGCTGATGTTGTCCTCCAGCCGGACCTGCGTGAGTTTAGAACTTGTCctctttttaagctttttctcCAGATGCCGTGGCAGGGTTGATAAAAACTTCACTctgtattaatattaatactAATATTACTATTCATAAAACAACCTGAGAATAACTCCTTGTCTTTTTTGACTGCAGGGTTAAGTCCTGAACATGAGCTTCCTCAGTGTCTTTTGCTGGTGAACGCCCTAGGTCAGCTCAGTTCCCAAACAGAGGAGGTGCTGCAGCTTTGGTACTCTGGCAGCCAGTTCTCAGAGGAGACGCCCAGGTAATGATGGGGGTCTTGGTATTTCTAATCAGCCGAAATTTTGGGGTATAAAAGTAAAACTGTATATTTCATTCATGCAGTCTGGAAAAGATTATACTATTCTTTATTGGAGTAAATACATCTAAAATGGTTCTTAAGTTGTTTTGCcatctcctctgtctccagACTGCCTCTCTACCAGGCCTTGTTTACCAGCTTCAGGCGATGCAGTACTGAGCGTCAGGTGCCGGTGCTGTTGCCAGGGCTGATGATGAAGGGTCAGGCCCAAATCAAGGTCACTCTGCACCGCCACATCTGTGTACAGCTCTGTGCCAGTGTGGCTGCACTTCCTCCAGTGTACTTTCCTGTGCTGGTGAGGTCTATGCACGCAAGCACATACACTGTACTATAAGCAGCATCAGTAGGAATAGTAGTGACGTTTCGAATTTGTGCCGATATGTATATTTTGGGTCAGGCTTCATCTGTACCAATTTCTCCCCCCACTGGACGCAAAAATCCAGCATCTGTCATTGTAGCAGATGTAATTGTTCAAGTAGTAGCAACAAACGTGCTCTCATGTCATCTGCCAGAGGAAGCCGATTGGCAGGCCACCTTACAAATAATCAAGTTGTTTCATACAAACAGGATTTGTTGTAGTTGCGGGTGTGGTGCTTTGGAAAAGCGGAGCCTGACCTTCTCACAGCAGGGTTGTGATGAAACGTGCCAAGATGTGTCTTTCATAAGTTTGTCTCAAGTCTCACGTGGACCTGACCTGACCTCAAACTCTTTTGTAAATGGTTGCTTGGCATAAACTTGACTTTATCGCAtccttttttcatttgattatgATAACTGGCTTCCTCTTGGTCCAGAAAGGGATAGGCTGGAGGATATTACTGGCCGGTATTGGTATATCACAGATATTTTATATCCATACTGGCAGATGTCAAATATTGGAGTGCATTAGCAACCACAGACTGCATACTTATTCTTAAAACACTGCACTATGAGGACAtttgttttaaagataaaaataagTTGGAGTTTAGTttgaagaaatgtgtttattttggatATCTAATCACATTTGGCCATAGCTGCGTTTTTGTTCAGGATTTCCTGTAATTTATGTTattctttcactttcattttgatCGTTTGTCTTAAACTTCttgatattttgttattttgcccCCCTGATACTGTCTGGCTGGCTGACTCCCGCTctcctttatctctctctctcaggagcGCTGTTTGGCAGATGCTGTACTGCAGGCTGATACACAAACAGCTCTGCTGGCAACAGATATGTGGTGCTTTACAGCGCGGTGGGAGCTTGTATTCATAATCATTcgcataaaacaaaaaaagcatggaactgctgctttattttttttttaaatttttttctattctttatTGAATCAACTGCATATTTTGTCTTCTTTGCTCACAGGTATGGGACAGCAGAACTTTGTCTTCATCATGTCTGCCTCATTGCTCAGCTGGTGGGTAAAGACCAGGAAAACATTATAACAATATTATATAACAATCCTTCCTATTGCTGACTTGTTATACTCTGCAGATGTAGTTTACAGGATCTCATCTCAACTTCTTAAATCATGGCTCGCGCCATCGCTGTAGACACTACAAGGTCATGGACGTGTCTCCATGTCTATGACCTCTCTCTGAGCGCTTTCTAAAATAACTCTAAATCCCCTTAATCTCTCCCTGTAGGGATATTTATTAGTATGGGTTCCTACCTGTTTTCTGTGGCACCCCGACAGAGGTGACAATTGGTGTTGTTGGACCTTGGGGCCACTTTCTCATAACCTGTTACATCATTACTTCATCAGATTGAGCTGGTTTCCTCTCATCTCCATACACGCCCCCCCTTCAGCTCTTCACCTCTTCACCTTTCCTCATCCCTGATGCCCTGGTGATTTTACTCCCCCAGAGCGTTCACACTGACACTCACACTgttcctcacctcctctctgcttctcatTCAGGTGAAAGCTTGCACCACTGAGTGTTACCAGTCATTCCACCTGGGCCTGCTGCTCAGACGCATGGTCTTCCTCATGACGCCGAACCACCAGGTTAGAAACCCTTGTATCTAGAATCAGAATTTTTTTGACCTCACAAAATTCAGTGTCACTGGATTTCTAATTTATACTGGTTGTATATTGACATTCATTCAAAAACTTAGAACCACCAGATACTGCCATTCCATTTAATAGTAAATATTTGTGATAACAGTGacttaaacaaagaaaatagtGGAATTTGTACTACAGGTATTTGATTTACAATTAACAGTCATAGTACTGACAAAAACTGAGGCTTTATGTCATTCTTGAATCATTCTATATAATGTAAGATTTTTCACTGGTTTGAAACATTTGGAGGAATTGGGCCTGACATTGttattgcatgtgtgtgtgtgtatatatatatgtataacaGATTAAATAGGACagtatatttacatacatataaaGATTATTTTATACTTCATATACATATAATTGGCATGAAAAATCCACAAAATAAGGTGCTGTGCCATCAAAACAGAGAGGACTGTCTAACACATTTGTACACAGTCTCTGATAGGTCATCATCTGGGTTGAGATCCGGTGACAATACAGTCCATAATATACGATCATTTTCATGCTTGAACCataaaaacaaattgaactGTAAAACTTTATTATCTATAAGGGGattatttttaataatgcaaagtgtttgtgtttccagatGGAGCTGGTGGCACGGTTCCCACCCTCTGAGGTGGAAAACCTTCCAGTGTGGCGACATGTCCTCCTCAGAGCTCTTTCACAAGATGCCCGTTACCGTGTAGAGACAGACATCATTGGCCTGACTCAGAAAGCTCTGACTGACTGGCAGAATGGAGGGTGCAAACTAGGACAAGTGCACAAAGTGGTGAGGAGAAGTTCAGATATTGTGGTAGCAGAGGTTTAACCGTCTGTTTAACTCAAGTAGTCTCAACCAGTCACTGCTTTTTGTAAATGTCATTCACGGTTTAGGTTCATATCTGCTTTATGCTCAAGTGAAAATGCCATGACtatgcaaagacaaaacaagcaacttATCCTGCATTTCTAAGATCTTATATGTGCTCATCTTAAGTCTGCAGATGTTAATTCAAATCGAAAGATAGAAATAAATGACATTAGTGTGCATTCACTTGTATTTACCTGAAGGTCAAAAGCATTGTGGAATGTTTTATCTAAATTTAACTTGACACATAAAAGATCTGTCTTTCTAGCCCCCTTCAATAACTTCTGCTTCAGGGTTCATTTTGTCTGGCTGCTTTATATCAAATTCTTGCCAAAGATAATTTAATCAAGTGTAGAAAACAATGCAAGGAAGCAGGGTGGGGGAATTTTGAATGGAAACATGCAGAAATGTAGTATTTACAGAGTCCCTGCTGTGTCCAGAACGCGGTGCTGTTAGCCCTCCTAGCGGCAGTTCGAGGGCAGTCTTCTCCAGAGGAGCAGTGTGTGCTGTCTGCAATGAGGATCATCACACAGCTCTGGTCACGAATGAGTCCAGACCAGGTGAGATCCAagtacacaaatacacaccgACAGACAAACACGCACAGATTTTATGCTTAATTATCCCTGTAACCCATCATACTCCAGGTGCAGACCCACCCTGTCCTCTGTAGTACTCTGCAGCTGCTTCTGTCAATATCAGCTGTTTTAGTGAAGAACCTTGAACATCAACTTATACTTCAGGTATACTATTAGTTTTCACAGTTCAGATTAAACAGATGCTGAATGGAGAATACTTCTGTTGACTgtatacatgtatgtgtgtggctAGGCTTTGCTGTGTGTGGAGGCTGTTGTGTCTCAGGGGTGTGCAGagcctcagctgctgctggctgctctagagttcctctcctctctggggaAGATCTTTGTTCCTCCCGACAGCCAGGTAATGAAACCATTATTACTACTGAGGCTTTAACCTTTCACgtccttaaaggagtcatcacccggaaatcgcaatttctctcgttaaatcatgcatattggtgttggacctctgttgaaacttgcctgaaaagctggagtttgaaagtggcttatttttttcgctttggatCTTTTTCTGAACATGAATAGcccacagtagtgcgcgttcctaaagcacgagattttgactctgctcctgtggtgacgttaccacaggaggctacttgcatattaagcatcggctcacagccgtcatcagccagagtgagcacgctgaatctgcttatttctctgtcattttcatgccatacatcgtcaccgccagcattaaaactcaggtcttacatgtaaaacacgagtgtgaaaagtaagacggaaaaaaaaagaatttaccattcagagacttcctgctgtaaacgtgtctcttccaccatctctgcctcttcactctcccgttcaggttccgactccggctcgtacataaatgcctgaattccgtaaggttcgtcatttagtgtgtgcgccatgacagggggctgtttatgttttggagtcagtgtgtgcatgcaggctcgccccgattccggctctgtccttcatgcggccaatcaacgcgcgcctcattacatattactacaatgcacatccggaccggtcaaaacctcacgcataatctcgcgtgagaaagtcgcggtatgaaaaagtgtcagaacaagctctgtttgatttaaaaaaataaaataaaaattctaataagttttaagaattgatccaaagcgatccaagagggactggatatgtaaaaaaaccaggtgatgactcctttaattatttcattgctttttttttggaagTCACTCTCATAATCTCATAAAAAAACTCAAGAGTGATGCCTTAggtaaaagaaaatgaagagtatttgggttttggactgttggctggacaaaagaagcaatttgaagatgtaaTTTTGATGAgcattctgtcttttttttttttttttttttttttgcagactgACTATTAATTGTGAAGacaatcagcagattaatcaatattGGAAATAATCATTAGTCTGCAGTTTGAAAAATCTCTTTGGTTTCTTACATTTTGTGATGatcatttgatttaaattttgAAAGTTATCATTAGTAGTAAGATTAATGAAACATTATTTCGGAATTTGCTTTTCTGAACCCCACAATGTAAACATATTCTCATATTTTCTCTCTCAAACCAACATTTTGTCCCTCAGAATCAAATTCTGCCGAGGCTGAGCAGCCTGTTTGGAGTCCTGTTGTCCGACAGATCCTGGCTGCTCCACCAGCACGCCCTGGAGGCCTTTTCTCACTTTGCAGAGGTATGGTTAAAAATCAGTAGCTGTTATCAATGTTTCAGAAGCAATCCCTGTATGCCATAAACTTAACGTGTACTTTTGGTATTCAAGATAACAAACCATGAAGAGGTCATCTCCCAGAGTTTGTGTGACGAAGGTACCAAGACGAAGGTGGTGAACTATCTTAGCAAGGTAAGGCGTGCCAATATTTTGTGATGAAGAGTAATTTAAGATGGAAAAATATGTACGtaaacaagtgtgtgttttgttgtagaCTATGAATGCACAGGGAGACGTGGAATCACGGCTCAACAGGCTCAAGCTGGAGTCGGCAGTTATTGAGCAACACAATGAGAAGCTGGAAAacgacaaagaaaatgtttccaacaaacaGGCTGCTGACACTGTTGTAGATTCGG from Sparus aurata chromosome 11, fSpaAur1.1, whole genome shotgun sequence includes the following:
- the firrm gene encoding FIGNL1-interacting regulator of recombination and mitosis, with protein sequence MSQTNTPLLDEVVQWSQETCRQELKAVLPKLTSLHDKSESWDDHIRILKIITEMFLPHIGLSELEDECLSKILPKVVTMFDSMVKEILDQVGGLSSQNTELCSLLRNILQAMMQIIDALSTCVRHVGTFEEVPDLVTIRSLPACILKILRETFQHCKDSEVVYCGRLSLVADLLQGLFKEAYTLQKGLLELLDRISLDSSASDEEVSDIVTVIHSLLDICSIISNLDIALHANTWKFLIKQSLKYQSLVEEHLHHSDICNSMCDNLLASFHNCVELSEQIKHGGLQEATQSTEYKLFQKSAKMCRFFANTLVHYIKEFKFFLAKYCRCFHQLYLKIISKFSPSLCAPTLPSALSEELNAAALVPMEALLLQLLPFRPFADVVLQPDLRLSPEHELPQCLLLVNALGQLSSQTEEVLQLWYSGSQFSEETPRLPLYQALFTSFRRCSTERQVPVLLPGLMMKGQAQIKVTLHRHICVQLCASVAALPPVYFPVLERCLADAVLQADTQTALLATDMWCFTARYGTAELCLHHVCLIAQLVKACTTECYQSFHLGLLLRRMVFLMTPNHQMELVARFPPSEVENLPVWRHVLLRALSQDARYRVETDIIGLTQKALTDWQNGGCKLGQVHKVNAVLLALLAAVRGQSSPEEQCVLSAMRIITQLWSRMSPDQVQTHPVLCSTLQLLLSISAVLVKNLEHQLILQALLCVEAVVSQGCAEPQLLLAALEFLSSLGKIFVPPDSQNQILPRLSSLFGVLLSDRSWLLHQHALEAFSHFAEITNHEEVISQSLCDEGTKTKVVNYLSKTMNAQGDVESRLNRLKLESAVIEQHNEKLENDKENVSNKQAADTVVDSEPCPKRARQETSAEEEYSRYIQTAESALKALQALSAPPPQWLGSRLKELQSIITNISTTRHTT